In Bifidobacterium scardovii JCM 12489 = DSM 13734, the genomic stretch GATGCGGATACTGACTAGATCGCCACGGATCGCCATCGTCAGCTTCACTACACGCCGCTGCGGGTCGTCGAGCCGGCGCAGCGCCTCGATCGCGTTGTCCAGCGCGTTGCCGAACAGCGAATAGATGTCGTAATCGCTGATCCAATCCACGCATGTCGCGTCCGCCATATACGTGAATCTGATGCCGAGCCGTGCGCATTCGAGGCTTTTCTGCGTGAGCACCACGTCGAGGGCGGCGTTGCCGGTTTTGGCGATGCTGTCATAGGTGCCGACTGAATCGGAGATCTCGTCGAGCACGGCGTTCGAACGGGCCGCGCCGGCAGCCCCGTCCGCGTTGACGGCGGAACGCAGACGCCCGATCTGATGCTTGAGATCGTGGTAGCGCACGTTGGTGGTCTCGATCGTGTCTTTGAGCAATTCGTAGTAGTTGGTCCGCAGATCGTTCATCTGGCGCATGAAGGCGATCTCGTCGCTCAGCGTCTGATTGCGCGATAATTCGTTGAACAGCAGCAGGATGATCACGCAGGTGAGCACGGAAATGGCGCGCATCGCGAACTGGGTCTCGTCGTTCAGATCGGAGGCATAGACGTAGGAGCTCAGCCCGACGGTGACCAGCAGCGTACTCGCCACCAAGGCTGCCAATACGCCCGCCGAGCTCATGCGTATCCTGGCCACGTCGAAACGACGGATGTACCACTGCCAGAATATCGCGTAGACAGCGGCGAACACCGCCACACGCGTGGCTTCACCGGCCGTCCACGAGGCGAGTTGCGGCAGTCCGGCGGCCCACGACAGCCGCATGCGACCCAGATCGATGATCTCCACCGCCGCCGCGGCGATATGCTGCAGCGCGTATCCGCACATGGCGATGCCGGTGGCCATGCGCCAGTCGCAACGGCACACATGTTTCACGGCGGTGATGGACGCGAGGAACAGCAGCGTGAAGTTGGCCGTGGAGCGCAGCAGATACTGAGGCAGCACGATTATGCCGCATTCGGTGATCAGCACGCAGAACGCCATCATCGCCAGCAGGGCAACGACCGCGCGCCGACGCAGCCCGCCCGGCTTTTCGGGCGTGCGCAGGGCGAACAGCAGCTGCGCCACGATCATCTCCACGGTGGCGGCTTCGTTGTTGAAGATGCTGAGCGCCGGCACGGTGCCCACCATGATGTTGGGAAACTCCATCGTGCTCAGCGCCCCAACGACATGGTCACCGCTCGCAGGATCTCCTGCTTCTTTGATCGGCTGACCTCGATGCGGTTGCCGCCGACCGTGATCGTGTTGCCGTCAATGGCCGTGATGTTGTCGATATTGACCAGATACCAGCGGTTGCAGCGCATGAAGTTGCCTGCGGCGAGCGTCTGCTCGGCCTGGCCGAGCGTGCCTTTGACCGTGTGGTCGCCGTCGGCGGTGTGATAGGTGACGTAGTGGTCCTGCACTTCCACGTAATCGATGCGCTCGATCGGCACGACCTGCATCGCGTCGCGCGTCACCAGACGTATGGTCTGCGTTTTGCGGCGGCTGATACGCTGCAGGGCCTTGCGCATCACCATGTCGAAGCTGAAGTAATCGACCGGCTTGACCACGAAGTCGAGCGCCTCGACTTCATAGCCCTTGATCGCGAGCTGCGCCATGTTCGTCACGAAGATGATGACCGTGGACGGGTCGGTTTCGCGGATGACCTGCGCGGCCTTGATGCCGTCGACCTGCGCCATCTCGATGTCGAGGAAGATGATGTCATAATCCGGTTTGTAATGGTGCAGCAGCTCCGCGGCATCGGTGAAACCGGTGATCTGCGCGTCCGTGCCGCGTTCTCCGGCGAAGCGCGTGATATAGCCGCCCAGCAGCTCGCGTGCCTCGGCATCATCGT encodes the following:
- a CDS encoding ATP-binding protein; the encoded protein is MVGTVPALSIFNNEAATVEMIVAQLLFALRTPEKPGGLRRRAVVALLAMMAFCVLITECGIIVLPQYLLRSTANFTLLFLASITAVKHVCRCDWRMATGIAMCGYALQHIAAAAVEIIDLGRMRLSWAAGLPQLASWTAGEATRVAVFAAVYAIFWQWYIRRFDVARIRMSSAGVLAALVASTLLVTVGLSSYVYASDLNDETQFAMRAISVLTCVIILLLFNELSRNQTLSDEIAFMRQMNDLRTNYYELLKDTIETTNVRYHDLKHQIGRLRSAVNADGAAGAARSNAVLDEISDSVGTYDSIAKTGNAALDVVLTQKSLECARLGIRFTYMADATCVDWISDYDIYSLFGNALDNAIEALRRLDDPQRRVVKLTMAIRGDLVSIRISNYFDHVIRSGNGDLITTKTDPASHGYGVKSIRMIVDALDGDMVITTEDGVFELGIVLPRPH
- a CDS encoding LytR/AlgR family response regulator transcription factor, which gives rise to MVAIAVVDDDAEARELLGGYITRFAGERGTDAQITGFTDAAELLHHYKPDYDIIFLDIEMAQVDGIKAAQVIRETDPSTVIIFVTNMAQLAIKGYEVEALDFVVKPVDYFSFDMVMRKALQRISRRKTQTIRLVTRDAMQVVPIERIDYVEVQDHYVTYHTADGDHTVKGTLGQAEQTLAAGNFMRCNRWYLVNIDNITAIDGNTITVGGNRIEVSRSKKQEILRAVTMSLGR